A stretch of the Malus sylvestris chromosome 10, drMalSylv7.2, whole genome shotgun sequence genome encodes the following:
- the LOC126586777 gene encoding uncharacterized protein LOC126586777 isoform X2 encodes MILFGFCVFFRYGSNVLDGQERISSGVDECDEAGAGDEVDRAGGYGGMKVEADKDESSTYAVMLASDVPQRYLFFNSEKNCGTLKKGMWLSELHCMMNLGLTPAACSGRMEF; translated from the exons atgattttgtttgggttttgtgtgtttttcAGGTATGGGAGCAACGTACTTGATGGCCAAGAGCGGATAAGCAGTGGCGTCGATGAGTGTGATGAGGCCGGAGCTGGTGATGAAGTCGACCGTGCCGGTGGTTATG GTGGAATGAAGGTGGAAGCTGACAAAGACGAGTCTTCCACATATGCTGTCATGCTTGCTTCAGATGTTCCACAGAGAT atttatttttcaattcagAAAAAAATTGTGGGACTCTCAAGAAGGGAATGTGGTTAAGTGAGCTTCATTGCATGATGAACTTAGGTCTGACGCCTGCAGCCTGTAGTGGGAGGATGGAATTCTGA
- the LOC126586884 gene encoding putative germin-like protein 2-1, whose amino-acid sequence MASQLLFFAFLAVTSSIALASDPSSLQDFCVADATSSVLVNGRVCKDPKLVEGNDFFFSGLHLAGNTSNAVGSRVTPVSVAQIGGLNTLDISVARIDFAPWGLNPPHTHPRATEILTVLEGSLKVGFVTSNPENRLISKVLQKGDVFVFPVGLVHFQQNVGHGNAVAIVALSSQNPGVIAIANAVFGSNPDIPADILAKAFQVDTNAIYGLQSKF is encoded by the exons ATGGCCTCTCAGCTTCTATTTTTTGCATTCCTTGCCGTAACTTCTTCCATTGCTTTGGCATCTGACCCAAGTTCTCTTCAGGACTTCTGCGTGGCTGATGCAACGAGCTCAG TACTGGTGAATGGTCGTGTTTGCAAGGACCCTAAGCTTGTTGAAGGCAACGATTTCTTCTTCAGTGGGCTTCACCTAGCAGGCAACACATCAAATGCAGTTGGTTCACGTGTGACTCCTGTTAGTGTAGCCCAAATTGGAGGACTTAATACCCTTGACATCTCCGTTGCGCGTATTGATTTTGCCCCATGGGGTCTTAACCCTCCACATACACACCCTAGAGCTACTGAAATTTTGACAGTACTGGAAGGGAGCCTCAAAGTTGGTTTTGTCACCTCCAATCCCGAAAACCGCCTCATCAGCAAGGTACTTCAGAAGGGTGATGTGTTTGTTTTCCCAGTAGGCCTTGTGCATTTCCAACAAAATGTTGGACACGGAAATGCAGTTGCCATTGTAGCTCTCAGCAGCCAAAATCCAGGTGTCATTGCCATTGCAAATGCTGTATTTGGATCAAACCCTGATATCCCTGCTGATATTCTTGCAAAGGCTTTCCAAGTGGATACGAACGCAATCTACGGTCTTCAGTCCAAATTTTAG